A genomic region of Verrucomicrobiota bacterium contains the following coding sequences:
- a CDS encoding PIG-L family deacetylase has translation MAFNNPYQAFVDGFARLLTEGAALSPADPTPPARPPVATGAPTALIFAPHPDDEVIIGALPLRLQRELNINVVNVAVTLGSRLDRRAERWQELKHACAYIGFGLVTPSEKGLEGINLAARKHDPKQWAASVEAIAAILTAHRPAIVFAPHAEDWNQTHVGTHQLVLDALTQCPGLACRVVETEFWGAMDAPNLMVESSPAEVADLVAALALHAGEVARNPFHLRLPAWMIDNVRRGAEVVGGQGAAAPRFTFATLYRLRRWADGRLEEVLERGRALSSRDDLSPLFLNPT, from the coding sequence ATGGCCTTTAACAACCCTTACCAGGCATTCGTCGACGGCTTTGCCCGGCTCTTGACCGAGGGCGCAGCGCTAAGCCCGGCGGACCCAACCCCTCCCGCGCGCCCGCCGGTTGCGACCGGCGCGCCCACGGCGTTGATCTTTGCGCCCCATCCTGACGACGAGGTTATCATCGGCGCGCTGCCGCTGCGGCTGCAGCGCGAGCTGAACATCAACGTCGTCAACGTGGCGGTCACGTTAGGCAGCCGCCTGGACCGGCGCGCCGAACGCTGGCAGGAACTTAAGCACGCTTGCGCCTACATCGGCTTCGGGTTGGTGACGCCTTCCGAAAAGGGGCTGGAGGGCATCAACCTGGCCGCGCGAAAGCACGACCCCAAACAATGGGCGGCCTCGGTCGAAGCGATTGCCGCCATTTTGACCGCCCACCGCCCTGCAATCGTCTTCGCGCCGCACGCCGAGGATTGGAATCAAACCCACGTTGGCACCCACCAGTTGGTGCTCGACGCCCTGACCCAATGCCCGGGTCTGGCCTGTCGCGTGGTGGAGACCGAATTCTGGGGCGCGATGGACGCGCCTAACCTGATGGTCGAGTCAAGCCCGGCGGAAGTAGCCGATCTGGTGGCCGCGCTGGCGTTGCACGCCGGCGAGGTCGCGCGCAACCCTTTCCACCTGCGTCTGCCGGCCTGGATGATCGATAACGTGCGTCGAGGCGCGGAGGTGGTCGGAGGCCAGGGGGCCGCCGCGCCCCGGTTTACCTTTGCCACGCTCTACCGCCTGCGCCGTTGGGCCGATGGCCGGCTCGAGGAGGTGCTCGAACGAGGCCGGGCGCTCTCCAGCCGGGATGATTTGAGCCCGTTGTTTCTTAACCCAACATAA
- a CDS encoding PTS transporter subunit EIIC yields the protein MKAISFAGIQKLGRALMLPIAVLPLAGLLLRLGQPDLLNVKWIAEAGGTVFTNLALVFAIGVAVGFAKENNGAAGLAGGIGYLILTAVLKSINEKINMGVLAGILCGLVAGGLYNRFKDIKLPEYLAFFGGKRFVPIITGLSCVLLGLVCGYVWPPVQAGIDWVGHALIGAGAIGLFVYGILNRLLLVTGLHHILNSLVWFVFGNFTGPGGKVVTGDLNRFFAGDPTAGSFMAGFFPIMMFGLPAACLAMYFAARPENRKAVGGMLFSMALTSFLTGVTEPIEFTFMFLAPLLYVIHAVLTGISMALMDLLHVKLGFTFSAGAIDYIISYRLSTNGWLLIPVGLAYFAIYYFLFRFAIRKFNLATPGRAAAETAGEEPSPAGIPAGVPAGARAPALAGAVGFIQSLGGNRNIKVVDACTTRLRLEVVDDQLVNESGLRALGARGIVRPGRNVLQVVLGPQAEIVAGEIRTAMAGGEYGALPRADREATAAKAGAAIQEATAAKADAAMIAGASAPAGADDVALAEHLLSALGGPANVQTAEHAAVTRLRFTVRDGRKADERALMRAGVSGVMQPSGNVWHVIAGGRAAAVATALKDKLHAR from the coding sequence ATGAAAGCAATCTCGTTCGCAGGAATTCAGAAGCTCGGTCGCGCGCTTATGCTGCCGATCGCGGTACTCCCCCTCGCGGGACTTTTGCTCCGGTTGGGCCAACCCGACCTGCTTAACGTCAAATGGATCGCGGAAGCCGGAGGGACGGTATTCACTAACCTCGCGCTGGTCTTTGCGATCGGCGTTGCGGTGGGGTTCGCGAAGGAAAATAACGGTGCGGCCGGTCTGGCCGGGGGCATCGGTTACCTCATCCTGACCGCGGTTCTGAAGTCGATTAATGAAAAGATCAACATGGGGGTGCTGGCGGGCATCCTCTGCGGCCTCGTGGCGGGCGGTTTGTATAACCGTTTCAAGGACATCAAACTGCCTGAGTACCTGGCCTTCTTCGGCGGTAAACGGTTCGTTCCTATCATCACCGGACTATCGTGCGTGCTGCTCGGCCTGGTGTGCGGCTACGTTTGGCCGCCGGTGCAGGCAGGGATTGATTGGGTGGGGCATGCGCTCATCGGGGCCGGCGCCATCGGCCTGTTCGTCTATGGCATTCTCAACCGGTTGCTGCTGGTGACCGGTTTGCACCACATCCTCAACAGCCTGGTCTGGTTTGTGTTTGGTAACTTTACGGGGCCGGGCGGCAAAGTTGTGACCGGCGACCTTAACCGTTTCTTCGCCGGCGATCCCACGGCAGGCTCATTCATGGCCGGTTTCTTCCCGATCATGATGTTCGGTTTGCCGGCGGCGTGCCTGGCCATGTATTTCGCAGCCCGCCCGGAAAACCGGAAAGCGGTCGGCGGCATGTTGTTTTCGATGGCGCTGACCTCTTTTCTGACCGGGGTAACCGAGCCCATTGAGTTTACCTTCATGTTCCTTGCGCCGCTCCTCTACGTGATCCACGCGGTGCTGACCGGCATTTCGATGGCGCTGATGGACTTGCTGCACGTCAAGCTGGGGTTCACCTTTTCAGCCGGTGCGATCGACTACATCATCAGTTACCGGCTCTCGACGAACGGCTGGCTGTTGATCCCGGTAGGGCTCGCTTACTTCGCCATCTATTACTTCCTCTTCCGCTTTGCGATTCGTAAGTTCAACCTGGCGACGCCCGGGCGCGCCGCGGCTGAAACCGCCGGAGAAGAACCTTCGCCGGCCGGTATCCCAGCCGGTGTCCCGGCCGGCGCCCGAGCGCCGGCGCTTGCCGGTGCCGTTGGTTTTATCCAAAGTTTAGGCGGCAACCGCAACATCAAGGTCGTGGACGCGTGCACGACGCGTCTGCGCCTGGAGGTAGTCGATGATCAGTTGGTCAACGAATCGGGACTTCGTGCCCTGGGCGCGCGGGGCATCGTCCGCCCGGGCCGTAACGTCTTGCAGGTGGTGCTCGGCCCCCAGGCGGAGATCGTTGCCGGCGAGATCCGGACGGCGATGGCCGGCGGGGAATACGGAGCGCTGCCGCGGGCGGATCGGGAGGCAACGGCTGCCAAAGCCGGCGCTGCGATTCAGGAGGCAACAGCCGCCAAAGCCGATGCTGCGATGATTGCCGGGGCCTCAGCCCCGGCCGGCGCGGACGACGTGGCGCTTGCGGAACACTTGCTCAGCGCCCTCGGGGGACCCGCGAATGTGCAGACCGCTGAGCACGCCGCCGTGACCCGGTTGCGGTTTACGGTTCGGGATGGCCGTAAAGCCGACGAGCGGGCCCTAATGCGCGCCGGTGTGAGCGGCGTGATGCAGCCGTCCGGCAACGTTTGGCACGTCATTGCCGGCGGACGAGCGGCGGCGGTCGCAACCGCACTCAAGGACAAACTGCACGCTCGCTGA